A genome region from Thermanaerothrix sp. includes the following:
- a CDS encoding efflux RND transporter permease subunit: protein MALHHVSLRRPVAMGCLLIALAFLGINAYRKMGVELMPKVDAPFITVLTIWPGASPKDIEADVAKKIEDAVSSVDGIKHIKSTCMENVAVVGLEFELGTNVDAAANDVREKLDPIIPDLPEGVEKPIIQKFDINASPVVTMALVGDMPIDELYDYVDRKLKDRFSTLPGVAEVRLTGGSERELHVLLNRFRLAERGLTSYQVTKALAEGVRTVPAGRIKDGDDEASVRFDGDYRSLKDLEMMPLTSRNGIRTTLKDVGDLKFDVKERRQAVFLDGKQAIGIQIVKKSDANAVALVDRVMKVFLEVQNEIPGGTKLVWVTDEGSYIRSSVNGTISSIIQGILLTAGILFLFLYNVRSTIVVAVSMPLTIVMSLFFMQLLGYTMNTSTLLALGLSVGILVSNSLVVLESVLSRLKETQDPLKAAMEGTQDVLIAVLASAGTNVVVLLPIGLMGSMVGMFFRPFAITSLIVNAMSIFISFTLTPILSALLLKATSGGTLEKLEAKFNEKLNRMAERYVEMVKHLAERKVLATAVLALVALLFFHSITLMPKIGFSFAPTVDKGNIYVKMEFPTRQNLDITIQRVSEAEKLLKGLPHLNHVYSTIGKVEGVGESEEGVYLAQTLLNFSPKTTRDVDIFQLLDQVRQRMRNFPGAKVTVSVPSFIGGQNIPVQLDIMGDDFDELDRIALNVQRLTQGMEGLVDTDTSVREGKREVVVTPARPVLSDMGVPPAALGAVLRNNIEGEKGAVFKTPEKNYDIRVKFDEQPGMDQIRSFQLPIPGGGTIPLGAVAQVSERMSPIKVYRADKMRTAKFFSDLSPGYPLGTAVKNLSQAIEDQGLLPPGYKIAFRGDYERMSDANDAFAEAGALSVILTFLALAAILESFKWPVLILTTVPLGLTGVLWALWATGTPMNIFVLLGVVMLIGIVVNNAILVVDEFRSLRSRSGSKDNVKTMLLALKTSFRPVVMVTLAAVLGMLPLAVSRGMGSEFTNGIGIASAGGVAMSGALALFVVPLIYIVQDEWRRKSNGAKTGQERQGS, encoded by the coding sequence ATGGCCCTCCACCACGTTTCCCTAAGGCGCCCGGTGGCCATGGGGTGCCTTCTGATAGCCCTTGCGTTCCTTGGCATCAACGCCTACCGGAAGATGGGGGTGGAGCTGATGCCCAAGGTGGACGCCCCCTTCATCACGGTGCTCACCATATGGCCCGGGGCGTCGCCGAAGGACATCGAGGCCGACGTGGCCAAGAAGATAGAGGACGCGGTGTCGTCGGTGGACGGGATAAAGCACATAAAGTCCACCTGCATGGAGAACGTGGCGGTGGTGGGGCTGGAGTTCGAGCTTGGAACCAACGTGGACGCCGCAGCCAACGACGTGCGGGAGAAGCTGGACCCCATAATCCCGGACCTGCCGGAGGGGGTGGAGAAGCCCATAATACAGAAGTTCGACATAAACGCCTCCCCGGTGGTCACCATGGCGCTGGTGGGGGACATGCCCATAGACGAGCTCTACGACTACGTGGACCGGAAGCTCAAGGACCGCTTCTCCACCCTTCCTGGTGTGGCGGAGGTGCGCCTTACGGGCGGCTCCGAAAGGGAGCTTCACGTGCTGCTCAACCGCTTCAGGCTGGCGGAGCGGGGGCTTACCTCCTACCAGGTCACCAAGGCACTGGCGGAAGGGGTGAGGACCGTGCCGGCGGGGCGGATAAAGGACGGGGACGACGAGGCGTCGGTGCGCTTCGACGGGGACTACAGGAGCCTTAAGGACCTTGAGATGATGCCCCTTACCTCCAGGAACGGCATCAGGACGACCCTTAAGGACGTGGGGGACCTCAAGTTCGACGTGAAGGAGCGCCGCCAGGCTGTGTTCCTCGACGGCAAGCAGGCCATAGGCATCCAGATAGTGAAGAAGTCCGACGCCAACGCCGTGGCGCTGGTGGACCGGGTGATGAAGGTCTTCCTGGAGGTTCAAAACGAAATCCCCGGCGGCACGAAGCTCGTGTGGGTAACCGACGAGGGCTCTTACATAAGGTCCTCGGTTAACGGCACCATATCAAGCATAATCCAGGGCATCCTCCTCACCGCGGGCATACTGTTCCTCTTCCTGTACAACGTAAGGTCCACCATCGTGGTGGCGGTGAGCATGCCCCTTACCATAGTGATGTCCCTTTTCTTCATGCAGCTTTTGGGGTACACCATGAACACCTCCACCCTGTTGGCTTTGGGGCTGTCGGTGGGCATCCTGGTCTCCAACAGCCTTGTGGTGCTGGAGAGCGTGCTGTCCCGCCTCAAGGAGACCCAGGACCCCTTAAAGGCCGCCATGGAGGGCACCCAGGACGTCTTGATCGCAGTGCTTGCCAGCGCCGGCACCAACGTGGTGGTCCTCCTGCCCATAGGGCTCATGGGCAGCATGGTGGGCATGTTCTTCCGGCCCTTCGCCATAACCTCCCTCATCGTGAACGCCATGTCCATATTCATCTCCTTCACCCTAACCCCCATACTATCCGCCCTGCTGCTTAAAGCCACCTCCGGCGGAACCCTTGAGAAGCTGGAGGCAAAGTTCAACGAGAAGCTTAACCGGATGGCGGAACGGTACGTGGAGATGGTGAAGCACCTGGCGGAGCGGAAGGTCCTAGCCACAGCGGTGCTGGCGCTGGTGGCGCTGCTCTTCTTCCACTCCATAACCCTCATGCCCAAGATAGGCTTCAGCTTCGCCCCTACGGTGGACAAGGGGAACATATACGTGAAGATGGAGTTCCCCACCCGGCAGAACCTGGACATCACCATCCAGCGGGTTTCGGAGGCGGAGAAGCTCCTTAAGGGCCTTCCCCACCTTAACCACGTGTACTCCACCATAGGCAAGGTGGAGGGAGTGGGGGAAAGCGAGGAAGGGGTTTACCTGGCCCAGACGCTTTTGAACTTCTCCCCCAAGACCACGCGGGACGTGGACATCTTCCAGCTTTTGGATCAGGTAAGACAGCGGATGAGGAACTTCCCGGGCGCCAAGGTCACCGTGAGCGTGCCGTCCTTCATAGGAGGCCAGAACATACCGGTGCAGCTCGACATAATGGGCGACGACTTCGACGAGCTGGACAGGATAGCCCTCAACGTGCAGCGCCTTACCCAGGGGATGGAGGGCCTCGTGGACACCGACACCTCCGTTCGGGAGGGCAAGCGGGAGGTGGTGGTGACCCCCGCAAGGCCGGTGCTCTCCGACATGGGAGTCCCGCCGGCGGCCCTTGGGGCGGTGCTCAGGAACAACATCGAAGGCGAGAAAGGGGCGGTGTTCAAGACCCCGGAGAAGAACTACGACATCCGGGTTAAGTTCGACGAGCAGCCGGGGATGGATCAGATACGGAGCTTCCAGCTTCCAATCCCAGGAGGCGGCACCATACCCCTGGGGGCGGTGGCGCAGGTGTCGGAGAGGATGTCCCCCATAAAGGTCTACCGGGCGGACAAGATGAGGACCGCCAAGTTCTTCTCGGACCTTTCGCCGGGATACCCCCTTGGCACGGCGGTTAAGAACCTGTCCCAGGCCATAGAAGATCAAGGGCTCCTCCCTCCCGGGTACAAGATCGCCTTCAGGGGGGACTACGAGCGCATGTCCGACGCCAACGACGCCTTCGCCGAGGCGGGGGCCCTTTCCGTGATCCTCACGTTCCTGGCCCTTGCCGCCATACTGGAGTCCTTCAAGTGGCCGGTGCTCATACTGACGACGGTTCCGTTGGGGCTCACGGGGGTGCTTTGGGCCCTTTGGGCCACCGGAACTCCCATGAACATCTTCGTGCTCCTGGGGGTGGTGATGCTCATAGGCATCGTGGTGAACAACGCCATACTGGTGGTGGACGAGTTCCGAAGCTTGAGGTCCCGGAGCGGAAGCAAGGACAACGTTAAGACCATGCTCCTGGCCCTTAAAACCTCCTTCCGGCCCGTGGTGATGGTGACGTTGGCGGCGGTGCTGGGCATGCTACCCCTGGCGGTATCCCGGGGCATGGGAAGCGAGTTCACCAACGGCATAGGCATCGCCTCCGCGGGGGGCGTGGCCATGTCCGGGGCGCTAGCCCTCTTCGTGGTGCCCCTAATCTACATCGTGCAGGACGAGTGGCGCAGGAAATCCAACGGAGCCAAGACGGGGCAAGAAAGGCAAGGCTCTTAA
- a CDS encoding extracellular solute-binding protein, translated as MGIFNQVPRFKGLVLGCFMGGVLLSSVPAALEAKEAPPDLVKAAKREGRLYTVGMPDDWANWKDTWRDMKALYGIEHQDTDMSSAQEIAKFAAEGKNATADLGDVGIAFGPIAVKKGVTQPYKTSYWDQIPKWAKDEEGHWIVGYTGTIAFLVNKDLVKTPPRSWRDLLKGDYKVTVGDVGVAAQANSAVLACAYAMGGDERNVKPAIDFFAKLAQQGRLSTSDPSIAMIEKGEVAVGLLWDFNALNYADKVGRQRFEILIPSDGSLISGYATIINRWAKNPNAAKLAREFILSDRGQINLARGYARPIRTSVKLPEDVRRKLLPQSQYAKARPIKDFKAWEETTAQLQRLWQENVLVHVNR; from the coding sequence ATGGGGATTTTTAACCAAGTCCCAAGGTTCAAGGGTCTTGTCTTGGGGTGTTTCATGGGAGGCGTCCTCCTTTCATCGGTACCGGCGGCTCTGGAGGCCAAGGAGGCGCCGCCGGATCTGGTGAAGGCCGCCAAGCGGGAAGGCCGGCTGTACACCGTGGGGATGCCCGACGACTGGGCCAACTGGAAGGACACCTGGCGGGACATGAAGGCCCTTTACGGCATAGAGCACCAGGACACGGACATGAGCTCCGCCCAGGAGATAGCGAAGTTCGCCGCGGAGGGGAAGAACGCCACCGCGGACCTTGGGGACGTGGGGATAGCCTTCGGCCCCATAGCGGTCAAGAAGGGGGTGACCCAGCCCTACAAGACCTCCTACTGGGACCAGATTCCCAAGTGGGCCAAAGACGAGGAAGGACATTGGATCGTGGGATACACGGGCACCATAGCGTTCCTCGTCAACAAAGACCTGGTGAAGACGCCCCCAAGGTCGTGGCGGGACCTGCTTAAAGGGGACTACAAGGTCACCGTGGGGGACGTGGGGGTGGCGGCGCAGGCCAACAGCGCGGTGCTCGCCTGCGCCTACGCCATGGGGGGAGACGAGAGGAACGTTAAACCAGCCATAGACTTCTTCGCCAAGCTGGCCCAACAGGGACGCCTCTCCACCAGCGACCCCTCTATAGCCATGATAGAGAAGGGCGAGGTGGCGGTGGGGCTCCTCTGGGACTTCAACGCCCTGAACTACGCGGACAAGGTGGGGCGCCAAAGGTTCGAGATCCTGATCCCATCGGACGGAAGCCTCATATCCGGCTACGCCACCATCATAAACCGCTGGGCCAAGAACCCAAACGCCGCAAAGCTGGCAAGGGAGTTCATCCTTAGCGACCGAGGACAGATAAACCTGGCCAGGGGCTACGCCAGGCCCATAAGGACCTCGGTGAAGCTTCCGGAGGACGTGAGGCGAAAGCTCCTCCCCCAGTCCCAGTACGCCAAGGCCCGCCCCATAAAGGACTTCAAGGCCTGGGAGGAGACCACCGCGCAGCTTCAGCGGCTCTGGCAGGAGAACGTGTTGGTCCATGTCAACCGCTAG
- a CDS encoding alkaline phosphatase family protein has product MSTARGLVVILIDGLSSAAALHMGCLEGMVRSSMGARKDICSGLPPISKPLYHCLFTGVEPSTSGLLSNHAKAPSRDPDNLFGLARQMGLTTCAAAHRWFGKLFARWDVDSMGRFQDLESGDLCFGIYYSDDQYPDSHVLQDGEYLIRRHRPGLTLIHTMGVDHAAHLYGTGSRDYTEAVMRCDQLASRFLWERLSEGFAVMVTSDHGVRESGLHGGTSEEETRIPLWIFPEPSGALREAFEGVERQKGLKGLMAELLKAVGGGGQSAPE; this is encoded by the coding sequence ATGTCAACCGCTAGGGGCTTGGTAGTAATCCTCATAGACGGCCTCTCCTCCGCCGCCGCCCTGCACATGGGATGCCTTGAGGGGATGGTGCGGTCCTCCATGGGGGCGAGGAAGGACATCTGCTCCGGGCTTCCCCCCATATCCAAGCCCCTCTACCACTGCCTGTTCACCGGCGTGGAGCCCTCAACGTCAGGGCTTCTGTCCAACCACGCCAAAGCCCCTTCAAGGGACCCGGACAACCTGTTCGGGCTTGCAAGGCAGATGGGCCTTACAACCTGCGCCGCCGCCCACCGGTGGTTCGGGAAGCTCTTCGCCCGGTGGGACGTGGACTCCATGGGGCGCTTCCAGGACCTGGAGTCGGGGGACCTGTGCTTCGGCATCTACTACTCCGACGACCAATACCCTGACAGCCACGTCCTCCAGGACGGGGAATACCTCATAAGACGTCATCGGCCGGGGCTCACGCTTATACACACCATGGGGGTGGACCATGCAGCCCACCTATACGGCACCGGTTCCAGGGATTACACCGAGGCGGTCATGAGGTGCGACCAGCTGGCCTCCCGGTTCCTGTGGGAGCGGCTATCTGAAGGCTTCGCGGTCATGGTCACCTCCGACCATGGGGTAAGGGAATCGGGGCTCCACGGGGGCACCTCCGAGGAGGAGACCAGGATACCCCTTTGGATTTTCCCAGAACCCTCCGGGGCCCTCAGGGAGGCCTTCGAAGGCGTGGAACGGCAAAAGGGACTAAAGGGGCTGATGGCGGAACTTCTCAAGGCGGTGGGAGGGGGTGGCCAAAGTGCGCCGGAGTAG